A part of Desulfotomaculum nigrificans DSM 574 genomic DNA contains:
- a CDS encoding YggT family protein — protein MDNLVSFINVAFWVYEMMLFVRILLSWFRPNPYNPVVKFLYETTDPYLNIFRRLIPPIGMVDISPIAALYVLHLIRQLILGLVLR, from the coding sequence ATGGATAACCTTGTATCCTTTATTAATGTAGCCTTTTGGGTTTATGAGATGATGCTGTTTGTACGCATTCTTTTGTCCTGGTTCAGACCTAATCCTTATAATCCGGTGGTTAAATTCCTCTATGAAACCACCGACCCGTATCTTAATATTTTCCGCCGCCTCATCCCGCCCATTGGCATGGTAGATATTTCCCCTATTGCGGCCCTTTATGTGCTTCATTTAATTCGCCAATTAATTCTGGGATTGGTGCTAAGATGA
- a CDS encoding cell division protein SepF, producing MAIGIIDQFLGFIGFTEDEEQPEQLPVGESKEKLEEINPNIKRKSGQVVSLHSGRQLKVVVCEPASFDEAQGIADNLKNRRAVIINLEKVGAEQARRIVDFVSGTTFALGGNMQKVGQGIFLFVPNNIDITNDLTRETKEKFVFPWAK from the coding sequence GTGGCTATAGGTATTATAGATCAATTTTTAGGTTTCATTGGTTTTACCGAAGACGAAGAACAGCCTGAACAGCTGCCCGTTGGTGAATCAAAGGAAAAATTGGAAGAAATTAACCCCAACATTAAGAGAAAAAGCGGTCAGGTGGTCAGTTTACATTCCGGACGACAATTAAAGGTTGTGGTTTGTGAACCTGCCTCCTTTGATGAGGCCCAGGGGATTGCAGATAATTTAAAAAATCGCCGGGCGGTTATAATTAATTTGGAAAAGGTCGGGGCAGAACAAGCCCGGCGTATAGTGGACTTTGTCAGTGGGACAACCTTTGCTCTGGGTGGCAATATGCAAAAGGTTGGTCAGGGTATTTTTCTCTTTGTACCAAATAATATAGACATAACCAATGACTTAACCAGGGAAACTAAAGAAAAATTTGTTTTTCCCTGGGCTAAGTAG
- a CDS encoding YggS family pyridoxal phosphate-dependent enzyme: protein MSIVENITVIKNEIADAALRAGRQPNEVKIIAVTKNVAAAKAQEAVRAGLTDLGENRVQELQNKFSEVTGARWHLIGHLQSNKVKYIVDKVDLIHSLDRWSLALEIDRRAREAGKVLSALVQVNVAKETTKFGLYVNEVKDFVTEAATLRGIYIRGLMTIAPLVQDPEEVRPVFRQLRQIAEDLKEIPGIKMEHLSMGMTNDYRIAVEEGATMVRIGTAIFGRREI from the coding sequence TTGAGTATAGTAGAAAATATCACAGTCATAAAAAATGAGATAGCCGATGCTGCCTTAAGGGCCGGTCGGCAGCCAAATGAGGTAAAAATCATTGCTGTTACTAAGAATGTGGCGGCAGCCAAAGCTCAGGAGGCCGTGCGAGCCGGACTAACGGATCTAGGTGAAAACAGAGTGCAGGAATTGCAAAATAAGTTTTCCGAGGTCACCGGAGCCAGGTGGCACCTGATAGGTCATTTACAATCCAACAAGGTTAAGTACATTGTGGACAAGGTAGATTTAATCCATTCCTTGGATCGCTGGTCATTGGCCCTGGAGATAGACCGCCGGGCCAGGGAGGCTGGCAAGGTATTGTCCGCTCTGGTGCAAGTAAATGTGGCCAAAGAGACAACCAAGTTCGGGCTGTATGTTAATGAAGTCAAGGACTTTGTAACGGAGGCCGCCACCCTTAGGGGTATTTATATCCGGGGATTAATGACCATTGCCCCCCTGGTGCAGGATCCGGAGGAGGTAAGACCGGTGTTCCGACAACTAAGGCAAATTGCCGAGGATCTCAAGGAAATTCCGGGGATCAAGATGGAACACCTCTCCATGGGTATGACCAATGACTACCGGATAGCAGTGGAGGAGGGCGCCACCATGGTACGGATTGGTACGGCTATCTTTGGTCGGCGGGAGATTTAA
- a CDS encoding HlyD family efflux transporter periplasmic adaptor subunit yields the protein MRLVTEILHMEQRTSPGKRKLRIRKGRLIFAAIMIVLMCASLWSISDILRSFIFSQIAEVDVLREGVAKQTQTVKGLLIKKEYLVVTPYKGTVKYSVADGHRVKGGTTIATVTVPNMENSAGTTNYAIKAPVSGVLSRHIDGWETVLVPDTLDVVKLPTLDKIESNDQPVTTGVVDKGQPVAKIIDNLTTLYVYATLNPAEIKKMQSQRLSFINVEWQNQPLEAKVQKVLSGSQPAIILAIENYPDELLDQRWVDFKLTTDTKEGLLIPETSLVRQKGQTGIFQVWKGIVRWVPVQVTGSLNGQVVITGRDIQPGIRYVVNPTLAREGDRL from the coding sequence ATGAGGTTGGTGACAGAAATTTTACACATGGAACAAAGAACCAGCCCAGGCAAAAGAAAACTCCGCATACGTAAGGGCCGGCTCATATTTGCCGCCATCATGATAGTTTTGATGTGCGCTTCCCTTTGGAGCATCTCCGATATCCTCAGATCCTTTATCTTTAGCCAAATCGCTGAGGTAGATGTATTAAGAGAAGGAGTAGCCAAGCAAACACAAACCGTTAAAGGATTGTTAATAAAAAAAGAATACCTGGTGGTTACTCCCTATAAGGGAACCGTTAAGTATTCCGTGGCCGATGGACACCGGGTCAAAGGCGGTACCACCATTGCTACTGTTACAGTACCCAATATGGAGAATTCAGCAGGTACAACCAATTACGCCATTAAGGCGCCGGTGAGCGGAGTACTGAGCCGGCATATAGACGGTTGGGAAACTGTTTTGGTGCCCGACACTTTGGACGTTGTCAAATTACCAACTTTGGATAAAATAGAAAGTAACGATCAACCGGTAACCACCGGGGTGGTGGATAAAGGACAACCGGTAGCTAAAATTATAGATAACCTGACCACGCTTTATGTTTATGCAACTCTAAATCCTGCCGAAATTAAAAAGATGCAAAGCCAAAGGTTATCTTTCATTAATGTCGAATGGCAAAACCAACCGCTGGAAGCTAAGGTGCAAAAAGTTTTATCCGGTAGTCAACCAGCAATAATTTTAGCTATTGAAAATTACCCGGATGAATTGCTGGATCAGCGTTGGGTGGACTTTAAATTAACCACTGACACCAAAGAAGGGTTACTGATACCGGAAACATCACTGGTAAGACAAAAGGGCCAAACCGGTATTTTTCAGGTATGGAAAGGCATCGTTCGTTGGGTGCCGGTGCAGGTGACCGGTAGTTTGAATGGACAAGTGGTGATTACAGGAAGGGACATTCAACCGGGTATACGTTATGTGGTTAATCCAACCCTGGCCCGGGAGGGAGACAGGCTATAA